The Pseudomonas berkeleyensis genome includes a region encoding these proteins:
- the motA gene encoding flagellar motor stator protein MotA — translation MQKLLGALIIVACVLGGYVMAHGELAMLWQPAEVIIIVGAGFGALVVANPKDVLIEMLHQIKGVFVYKKRGEEFQRQLLMLLYELLEMVDVGGLKVLDAHIEEPEQSELFAKYPLIRQEKNLMAFIADNFRLMAMGKISAHELEGFLEQELEAMEHVLLQPSRSLHKIGEAMPGFGILAAILGIVITMGNIGGSVAEIGAHVAAALVGTFLGIFMCYCVMEPLSSAMGQRIKTEMSALECVRTTLVAHVAGKPTLLAVDAGRKLIEQDVKPAFKQLEIWVNRYEDERDAA, via the coding sequence GTGCAGAAGTTATTAGGTGCATTGATCATCGTGGCCTGCGTGCTCGGTGGCTATGTCATGGCCCATGGCGAGCTGGCCATGCTCTGGCAGCCGGCCGAGGTGATCATCATCGTCGGTGCGGGTTTTGGCGCTCTGGTCGTCGCCAACCCCAAGGACGTGCTGATCGAGATGCTTCACCAGATCAAGGGGGTGTTCGTCTACAAGAAGCGTGGCGAGGAGTTCCAGCGCCAGCTGCTGATGCTGCTCTATGAGCTGCTGGAAATGGTCGACGTCGGTGGCCTCAAGGTGCTCGATGCGCATATCGAGGAGCCGGAACAGAGCGAGTTGTTTGCCAAGTACCCGCTGATCCGTCAGGAAAAGAACCTGATGGCGTTCATCGCCGACAACTTCCGTCTGATGGCCATGGGCAAGATCAGCGCACATGAGCTGGAGGGCTTCCTCGAACAGGAGCTCGAAGCCATGGAGCATGTGCTGCTGCAGCCGTCGCGCTCGCTGCACAAGATCGGCGAAGCCATGCCGGGCTTCGGCATTCTCGCGGCGATCCTCGGCATCGTCATCACTATGGGCAACATCGGTGGTTCGGTGGCCGAGATCGGTGCCCACGTGGCGGCGGCGCTGGTGGGGACATTCCTCGGCATCTTCATGTGCTACTGCGTGATGGAGCCGCTTTCCAGTGCCATGGGCCAGCGCATCAAGACCGAGATGTCGGCGCTCGAATGCGTGCGCACCACCCTGGTCGCTCACGTTGCCGGCAAGCCCACGCTGCTGGCGGTGGATGCCGGGCGCAAGCTGATCGAGCAGGACGTCAAACCGGCGTTCAAGCAGCTGGAAATCTGGGTCAACCGCTACGAAGACGAAAGGGACGCGGCATGA